A section of the Methanosarcina mazei S-6 genome encodes:
- a CDS encoding lysylphosphatidylglycerol synthase transmembrane domain-containing protein produces MGRYKKWFIGSLLISAISIALVTCLTYNSETIEALREIRLEYILGAVLLHAFSYLIWGLRIRALCKALGHRIGILKVTEIVISSTFVAGITPSSAGGEFLRVHSLNRNRIPTGRATAIVVGERLLDAIFIFSSLPFAFYIFGDVLSDYKFDAVFLTANLLVFVIFVLVIYGVWKPQKMKHITRRISGKLAPFFGKKTDTAISHLMEQIDREIDHFHDSVRIFFSEGKKGLLWGIFYTFIFWTLEFTLLVLVLMGLSNTPSILTAFAAQVLLAIIMIIPATPGASGVAELGAASIFSVFVDSSVLGITVLAWRALTYHMNLFIGGIISLKMIKDADLISKINGDCLTRNSE; encoded by the coding sequence ATGGGCAGGTATAAAAAATGGTTTATAGGGTCGCTGCTTATCAGCGCAATATCAATTGCCCTGGTTACGTGCCTGACTTATAATTCGGAAACAATAGAAGCTCTGAGAGAGATTAGGCTGGAATATATCCTCGGAGCCGTGCTCCTCCATGCCTTCTCTTACCTTATATGGGGGCTTCGGATCCGGGCTCTGTGCAAAGCCCTTGGGCACAGGATAGGCATCCTCAAAGTTACTGAAATAGTTATTTCGAGCACCTTTGTGGCTGGAATTACTCCTTCTTCCGCAGGCGGAGAGTTCCTCAGAGTTCACAGTCTGAACAGGAACAGAATTCCCACTGGCAGAGCTACAGCAATCGTCGTGGGGGAACGTCTCCTTGATGCGATTTTCATCTTTTCCAGTCTGCCTTTCGCGTTTTACATTTTTGGAGACGTCCTTTCGGATTATAAGTTCGATGCGGTTTTCTTAACAGCAAACCTGCTTGTGTTCGTAATTTTTGTACTGGTTATTTACGGTGTCTGGAAACCCCAGAAAATGAAGCATATAACTCGCAGGATATCAGGGAAACTTGCTCCTTTTTTCGGGAAAAAAACCGATACAGCCATTTCACACCTTATGGAGCAGATAGACAGGGAAATAGATCATTTTCATGACAGTGTCAGAATCTTTTTCTCGGAAGGAAAAAAAGGGCTTCTCTGGGGAATTTTCTATACTTTTATCTTCTGGACCCTGGAGTTTACACTGCTCGTCCTAGTTCTCATGGGCCTTTCAAATACCCCTTCAATTCTAACCGCCTTTGCAGCCCAGGTTCTTCTGGCAATCATAATGATAATACCTGCAACCCCAGGGGCAAGCGGAGTTGCCGAACTGGGAGCGGCTTCTATCTTTTCTGTTTTTGTGGATTCATCAGTGCTGGGGATTACGGTACTCGCATGGAGAGCCCTGACATACCACATGAATCTTTTTATAGGAGGGATAATTAGCCTGAAAATGATTAAAGACGCTGACCTGATAAGTAAAATAAATGGAGACTGCCTGACCCGGAACAGTGAATAA
- a CDS encoding diacylglycerol/polyprenol kinase family protein — protein sequence MLSRELVFEILRKSVHLVSIFIVLIYEFFGKDAILWVLMVFLVTVLFLEYLRLEKGMRIPFFYMMYREEEANRPGGHIYFALGAIAAISLFSREIAYAAVLMTTFGDLVAALIGKSYGKRRIFRETFKNDKSLEGSVSEFITDLLVGLVITGNPIVSLVMAFIATLTETAVNRIDDNLVIPVFSGFSGQMTLFLLAYL from the coding sequence ATGCTGTCCAGAGAACTCGTCTTTGAAATTCTGAGAAAAAGTGTTCATCTGGTCTCAATTTTTATAGTCCTTATTTACGAGTTTTTTGGGAAAGACGCAATTCTCTGGGTGCTGATGGTCTTTCTTGTAACTGTCCTTTTCCTTGAATATCTCCGCCTCGAAAAAGGCATGAGGATTCCTTTTTTTTATATGATGTACAGGGAAGAGGAAGCAAACCGCCCTGGAGGTCACATCTATTTTGCCCTGGGAGCAATTGCAGCGATATCCCTCTTCAGCAGGGAAATTGCCTATGCCGCAGTCCTTATGACTACATTCGGAGACCTTGTTGCAGCCCTTATAGGAAAGTCTTACGGAAAAAGAAGGATTTTCAGAGAAACTTTTAAAAACGACAAATCCCTTGAAGGCTCAGTTTCCGAGTTTATCACAGATCTGCTGGTCGGGCTCGTTATAACTGGAAACCCAATTGTATCTCTTGTTATGGCTTTTATTGCAACCCTCACAGAAACCGCAGTAAACAGGATAGACGATAACCTTGTAATTCCAGTATTCTCCGGTTTTTCAGGGCAGATGACCCTGTTTTTGCTGGCATATTTATAA
- a CDS encoding vWA domain-containing protein, with the protein MNIALESPEMLLLIIPVIIAGFYLLRKTKTKLVEWRVLVSLLLILALASPYTTVTRTVSEEDPSIVLVQDQTASMGIFPEGAGTDLYESLTAKTPTALVQLTGEKTTLGDAVTQYSGLGNQIVLVTDGNSNSGKDLTEALEFAKDTNTTVYLVQPELETNDLSVEILGDKKVVVDNQNEFEIVVRQASEQSVSYFLEVFVDGKISQSRQFTQDTRNNTIPINQAFTTLGAHNISVKISDISGGDLKEINNEFFKSIYVIPKPEITLVTNETGSPLAKVLSNLYEVSVANGYPGAGNITDSKVLVLDNQYINSFSDAEIKEIKNYVSNGGGLIVVGGDRAYNYGNYLNSSLEEVLPVISKPSEFRGGRNLILLLDVSPSTVAHKTQGDILSNAVRILEEDNLKDANVAVIAFGNAAYDVSGGFVFMGLPHNVAILKEKVSKLTPTNETQTSLDQGLGIAKQMLESEDGELDAIVISDGGIEESYGQSVQIAQELKDMGVNLYFIHIRSSAPSQADRTRNYYAEMLMQEIGLEGNYQHIEMGERANIVFEEPAEAPDETEEEEPEYNGTYPLLEYSPDHFITRSVNLTNASITGYNQVTPKAGAERLVITITGQPVLTTWRFGLGRVAAFTTDNGEGGGVRWSSVLYNGSNSKLISGTANWAIGNPQAEVGAVVDAPDTWLGTPSDLTLIMYDEGIPQLKLNGAQLDLALTGRNTYETSVNPVNIGIHDISGYPLAVNYALEYLEVGHNKDIESYIVATGGKIYTEKEARASLLKDARQNSQKESNEPVSLKMHVLLAALILYLSEVIARRIKEMRRLTQAQGEAGEEKAA; encoded by the coding sequence GTGAACATAGCCCTTGAAAGCCCTGAGATGCTTCTGCTTATTATTCCGGTCATTATTGCAGGCTTTTATCTACTGCGGAAAACGAAAACGAAACTTGTGGAATGGAGAGTACTTGTTTCCCTTCTCCTTATCCTTGCCCTGGCTTCGCCCTATACAACGGTTACCAGGACTGTCAGTGAAGAAGACCCTTCGATTGTGCTTGTTCAGGACCAGACTGCAAGCATGGGGATTTTCCCTGAAGGGGCAGGTACTGACCTGTATGAATCCCTGACGGCAAAAACCCCGACCGCTCTTGTACAGCTTACCGGGGAAAAGACCACTCTCGGGGATGCTGTGACCCAGTATTCCGGGCTTGGAAACCAGATAGTGCTTGTTACCGATGGGAACAGCAACTCCGGAAAGGACCTGACCGAAGCCCTGGAATTTGCAAAAGACACAAATACCACGGTTTACCTTGTCCAGCCCGAGCTTGAAACAAATGACCTCAGTGTTGAGATACTCGGGGATAAGAAAGTGGTTGTGGACAATCAGAACGAGTTTGAGATAGTTGTCCGCCAGGCTTCAGAACAGAGTGTCAGTTATTTCCTTGAAGTTTTTGTGGATGGAAAGATTTCCCAGAGCAGGCAGTTTACTCAGGATACAAGGAATAATACCATCCCGATTAACCAGGCTTTTACCACGCTTGGCGCCCATAATATAAGTGTAAAGATCAGTGATATATCCGGAGGGGATTTAAAAGAAATTAATAATGAATTCTTCAAGTCCATTTATGTGATACCAAAACCTGAAATCACGCTTGTCACAAATGAGACAGGTTCCCCTCTGGCTAAAGTCCTGAGCAATCTGTATGAAGTCTCGGTTGCAAACGGCTATCCCGGAGCAGGGAATATTACAGATAGTAAGGTTCTTGTTCTTGACAACCAGTATATAAACTCATTTTCCGACGCTGAGATAAAGGAGATCAAAAATTACGTCAGCAACGGAGGCGGACTTATCGTCGTCGGAGGAGACCGGGCTTACAACTATGGAAACTACCTTAACTCTTCCCTTGAAGAAGTCCTGCCTGTGATTTCAAAGCCTTCCGAGTTTAGGGGAGGTAGAAATCTTATCCTTCTCCTGGATGTATCTCCAAGTACAGTTGCTCACAAGACTCAGGGAGATATCCTTTCAAATGCCGTCAGGATCCTTGAAGAAGACAACCTGAAGGATGCAAATGTTGCAGTTATAGCATTCGGCAACGCAGCTTATGATGTTTCCGGCGGGTTTGTGTTTATGGGGCTGCCTCATAACGTTGCAATCCTGAAAGAGAAAGTCTCGAAGCTGACTCCAACTAACGAAACCCAGACCTCTCTTGACCAGGGGCTTGGCATTGCAAAACAGATGCTTGAAAGTGAAGATGGCGAGCTTGATGCTATTGTAATCTCTGACGGAGGGATTGAGGAGTCCTATGGCCAGAGCGTTCAGATTGCACAGGAACTGAAGGACATGGGTGTGAACCTTTATTTTATCCATATCCGCTCTTCTGCTCCATCACAGGCTGACAGGACCCGGAACTACTATGCTGAAATGCTGATGCAGGAAATCGGGCTTGAAGGCAATTATCAACATATAGAGATGGGGGAGAGGGCAAACATCGTATTTGAAGAGCCTGCAGAAGCTCCTGACGAAACTGAGGAAGAGGAACCCGAGTATAACGGGACCTATCCACTTCTTGAATATTCCCCTGACCACTTCATCACCAGAAGTGTGAACCTCACCAATGCGAGTATTACAGGATATAACCAGGTTACCCCTAAAGCCGGAGCTGAACGCCTTGTTATCACGATTACAGGGCAACCTGTGCTTACAACATGGCGTTTCGGACTCGGGCGCGTTGCAGCCTTTACCACGGATAACGGGGAAGGAGGAGGTGTTCGATGGTCTTCGGTTCTGTACAACGGGTCAAACAGCAAACTTATTTCAGGCACGGCTAACTGGGCTATAGGAAACCCACAGGCAGAAGTGGGCGCTGTTGTCGATGCCCCTGATACCTGGCTCGGCACCCCTTCCGACCTTACCCTTATTATGTACGATGAGGGAATTCCGCAGCTCAAACTGAACGGAGCCCAGCTTGACCTCGCCCTCACAGGAAGGAATACATATGAAACAAGTGTCAACCCTGTAAATATCGGTATTCATGACATCTCCGGCTACCCCCTTGCAGTAAATTATGCTCTTGAGTACCTCGAGGTCGGGCACAATAAGGATATTGAGTCCTATATTGTTGCAACAGGGGGCAAGATCTATACTGAAAAGGAAGCAAGAGCCTCTCTTCTGAAAGACGCGAGGCAGAACTCGCAAAAAGAGTCAAATGAGCCGGTTAGCCTGAAAATGCACGTGCTTCTTGCAGCTCTCATCCTTTACCTTTCAGAAGTAATAGCCAGGCGCATAAAGGAAATGAGAAGGCTTACGCAGGCACAGGGAGAAGCTGGGGAGGAAAAAGCAGCATAA
- a CDS encoding vWA domain-containing protein, translated as MPFQNPLALAALLSVIPLIIIYMLRPKPAVLSIPSLMFVLKLDRERKRVYASLTKVVRDPLFLIQLLMLILLSIGAAGYYYTSEEPLSGEHTVLVLDTSASMQVDSRFEDAVRIADGYVSKKNSIILASNIPQLALEGGSASAAEDIFNKVKPGAGTADLSAAVTTGMRLLSEEGGRIIVISDFTNWVGDDPVASKNLAESYGLKVNFIKVGKPAENIGIINGWIEAVDGEYGYTGVVKNYRSESKTVEIMTGRGTSGNASKSFTLDVPAGGTNQFKLANLGPGTTTISLNVDDSLDVDNKAYISIPDTSGQHILYVTDNGKLPSKTALSLVPNIDLEIRKSLPSALDSYTLVVLAQKQNPIANSSVDKIETYVRNGGNAVFIASEALSPEKTEVGLVKLLPVKPLGVEEAENGLKVKETLKSSITEDMKSEEISVRRYMNATERTGSTTLVATESGIPLLSYWQTGKGTIFYMGLNDELGDGAWNNFHNLPEYPVFWIKLVEWLGGIGDISEYNLEAGTVTSLSKTEEIRTPSKTLTANSLLYDEVGIYEVSGKRIAVNMYDDRESNTTVDSSELISRSLENDEPKTMKSETYTARNEITNYLIGILFLLMLLEILIVRGRGEL; from the coding sequence ATGCCTTTTCAAAACCCCCTTGCTCTTGCCGCTCTCCTGAGTGTCATCCCGCTTATAATTATTTACATGCTCCGCCCGAAGCCAGCAGTGCTTTCTATTCCCTCGTTGATGTTTGTCCTCAAGCTTGACAGGGAACGAAAACGGGTTTATGCTTCTCTCACAAAAGTCGTTCGTGACCCACTTTTCCTGATCCAGCTCCTTATGCTGATCCTACTTTCCATTGGAGCGGCTGGTTACTATTATACTTCAGAAGAGCCTCTTAGCGGAGAGCATACCGTACTTGTACTTGACACTTCGGCAAGCATGCAGGTAGATTCCCGTTTTGAAGATGCTGTTCGAATTGCCGACGGCTATGTTAGCAAAAAAAACAGCATAATCCTTGCTTCCAACATCCCCCAGCTTGCCCTTGAAGGCGGAAGCGCTTCAGCTGCTGAAGACATTTTCAATAAGGTCAAACCCGGAGCCGGTACTGCCGATTTGTCTGCAGCCGTTACTACAGGTATGCGCCTCCTCTCTGAAGAAGGGGGCAGGATTATTGTCATTTCAGACTTTACTAACTGGGTAGGGGATGACCCTGTAGCCTCCAAAAACCTGGCTGAGTCCTACGGGCTTAAGGTTAATTTCATAAAGGTCGGAAAGCCCGCGGAAAATATAGGGATCATTAATGGGTGGATTGAAGCCGTTGACGGAGAATACGGTTATACGGGCGTGGTTAAAAACTACAGGAGCGAAAGTAAAACCGTTGAAATCATGACCGGAAGAGGGACTTCTGGAAATGCTTCAAAGTCCTTTACCCTTGACGTCCCTGCAGGCGGCACAAACCAGTTCAAACTTGCAAACCTGGGTCCCGGCACCACCACAATCAGCCTGAATGTTGATGATAGCCTGGACGTTGACAACAAAGCCTATATCTCCATTCCGGACACTTCCGGACAGCATATCCTCTATGTCACGGATAATGGGAAGCTGCCTTCAAAAACAGCACTTTCCCTGGTCCCGAATATTGATCTTGAAATTCGGAAGTCTCTGCCTTCTGCCCTTGACAGCTATACACTGGTTGTGCTTGCCCAGAAACAGAACCCCATTGCCAACAGCTCTGTGGATAAAATAGAAACTTACGTGCGGAACGGAGGAAATGCAGTCTTTATTGCAAGCGAAGCCCTTTCCCCGGAGAAAACCGAGGTTGGCCTTGTTAAACTCCTGCCTGTAAAGCCTCTTGGAGTAGAAGAGGCAGAAAACGGGCTTAAAGTTAAAGAAACTCTCAAAAGCAGCATCACGGAAGATATGAAAAGTGAAGAAATATCAGTACGCAGATATATGAACGCAACGGAAAGGACAGGTTCCACAACCCTCGTAGCCACGGAAAGCGGCATACCTCTACTAAGCTACTGGCAGACAGGTAAGGGAACCATATTTTATATGGGTCTTAATGACGAGCTCGGAGACGGTGCCTGGAACAACTTCCATAACCTGCCTGAATACCCGGTTTTCTGGATAAAGCTTGTTGAATGGCTCGGAGGAATTGGTGACATCTCAGAGTACAACCTTGAAGCAGGTACGGTCACTTCCCTTTCAAAAACCGAGGAAATCCGGACTCCCTCAAAAACCCTGACAGCAAACAGTTTGCTTTACGACGAAGTGGGGATATACGAAGTATCAGGCAAGAGGATTGCAGTCAATATGTATGATGACAGGGAATCAAATACCACAGTGGACTCCTCGGAACTTATCAGTCGTTCACTTGAAAATGATGAGCCCAAAACCATGAAGTCCGAGACCTATACTGCAAGAAACGAGATTACCAATTATCTTATAGGAATCCTGTTCCTGCTTATGCTGCTTGAAATCCTTATCGTCCGCGGGAGGGGTGAACTGTGA
- a CDS encoding DUF58 domain-containing protein produces MTRTKQKIETDFFKQLDRFTFSVRKRVSTVYAGNRPSTRSGHGIDTIGFREYDSSDALKDIDWKAYARTEKLYVRQFEEEKTLTTHILLDASKSMDYPEKGTSKFEYSAMLAAGFAYMVTKYNDRFAISTFTDEIEINKPSRGRKNLMRAIDRLSELELSGMTSIGEAVTKYSREIKSRSLVILISDFMQEPEAIETALHRLSDHDLIVIQVLDPTEKVLPLQGNSKLVDLETGEEIRTYISDNFKERYTRKLDDHSARIKKTCMKVGAEFYTFTTDTPVFNAFYNTIRRRRR; encoded by the coding sequence ATGACTCGCACAAAACAAAAAATCGAAACGGACTTTTTCAAGCAGCTTGACCGCTTTACCTTTTCGGTGCGGAAGAGGGTATCCACGGTCTATGCCGGAAACCGTCCGTCAACCCGAAGCGGACACGGCATAGATACTATCGGGTTCAGGGAATACGACTCAAGCGACGCTTTGAAAGATATAGACTGGAAGGCTTATGCGAGGACTGAGAAGCTCTATGTAAGGCAGTTTGAGGAAGAAAAAACCCTTACAACCCATATCCTTCTGGACGCCAGCAAAAGTATGGACTATCCTGAGAAGGGGACTTCAAAATTCGAATATTCTGCCATGCTTGCTGCGGGTTTTGCTTATATGGTGACCAAATACAATGACAGGTTTGCCATATCCACTTTTACGGATGAGATTGAGATAAATAAACCCAGCAGGGGCAGAAAAAACCTTATGCGGGCAATTGACCGACTGAGCGAACTTGAACTGTCCGGAATGACTTCTATCGGGGAAGCAGTTACAAAGTACAGCCGGGAAATCAAGTCCAGGTCGCTTGTGATCCTTATCTCGGACTTCATGCAGGAACCTGAGGCAATAGAAACAGCTCTTCACAGGCTTTCCGACCACGACCTTATCGTGATCCAGGTTCTTGACCCCACGGAAAAAGTGCTCCCTCTTCAGGGAAACAGCAAGCTTGTAGACCTTGAGACAGGAGAGGAAATAAGGACTTATATCAGTGATAATTTCAAGGAACGCTACACCAGAAAGCTTGACGACCACAGTGCAAGAATTAAAAAGACCTGCATGAAGGTCGGAGCCGAGTTCTATACCTTTACAACCGACACTCCTGTTTTTAATGCTTTCTACAATACTATCAGGAGAAGGAGACGCTAA
- a CDS encoding AAA family ATPase — MNEINTDSGQAATTYQNAGRIFKSFFEEIGNVIVGQNRVVEEIIISILCEGHALVESNPGLGKTLMISTISKAMNLKFSRIQCTPDLMPSDITGTNMIQETDNKKEFRFEPGPVFANIVLADEINRASPKTQSALLEAMQEKQVTVGNDTFLLDRPFFILATQNPIEMEGTYPLPEAQLDRFLLKILVDYPSFEEEMEIINRYTKSETPKITKGLDKSTLLDLQKLTRQVPISEELKQRVLSIVSMTRKDKEHIEYGASPRASIGLILAAKARALIQGRNFVSKEDIDYMAYPVLRHRLILTFEAERSGMTPDQAIEEIIKKVK, encoded by the coding sequence ATGAATGAGATTAATACCGATTCGGGGCAGGCCGCTACGACCTACCAGAACGCAGGCAGGATTTTTAAAAGTTTTTTTGAAGAGATAGGAAATGTAATAGTGGGTCAGAACAGGGTTGTGGAAGAGATCATAATCTCCATCCTCTGTGAAGGGCATGCCCTGGTAGAAAGCAACCCGGGGCTTGGAAAAACCCTGATGATTTCCACTATCTCAAAAGCAATGAACCTGAAATTCAGCAGGATCCAGTGTACCCCTGACCTGATGCCTTCTGACATTACAGGTACCAACATGATTCAGGAGACAGATAATAAAAAGGAGTTCAGGTTTGAACCCGGGCCTGTCTTTGCAAATATCGTGCTTGCAGACGAGATTAACCGTGCTTCTCCCAAAACTCAGTCCGCCCTTCTTGAAGCCATGCAGGAAAAACAGGTAACTGTCGGAAACGATACATTCCTGCTTGACCGCCCCTTCTTTATCCTTGCTACCCAGAACCCCATAGAAATGGAGGGGACCTATCCCCTTCCCGAAGCCCAGTTAGACCGTTTCCTCTTGAAGATCCTTGTAGACTATCCATCCTTTGAAGAAGAAATGGAGATCATAAACCGATATACGAAGTCCGAAACCCCGAAGATCACCAAGGGGCTGGACAAATCCACACTTCTCGATTTGCAAAAACTTACCCGTCAGGTCCCCATTTCAGAAGAACTCAAGCAGCGCGTCCTTTCTATTGTGTCAATGACCCGCAAAGATAAGGAACACATTGAGTACGGGGCTTCTCCGCGTGCATCCATTGGACTCATTCTTGCAGCAAAGGCAAGAGCCCTTATACAGGGCAGGAACTTCGTGAGCAAAGAGGATATTGACTACATGGCTTACCCTGTCCTCCGCCACAGGCTGATCCTGACTTTTGAAGCAGAAAGAAGCGGGATGACACCTGATCAGGCTATCGAAGAAATTATTAAGAAGGTTAAATAA
- a CDS encoding DUF7502 family protein: protein MDLEISIKKYESAVRVYRLLYTLFDFVTAFLTLYIIFSLTNMEDIFSIFSVFEPYTGIKYDILGFKVVFETLGIILVELIIALIITAIRYKRKEKKDAIKLIEENFPTLKERLRTAYDNRDKENIIVKDLLGGVIIDLKPIKPSSLLNKRLVIIGLGAMLLTGSGSTYIAVTDYHTDITPTDFSEVIENLPFSGSNSDIVSVEENGGTSSDPQDNSELFGEPAVIVVEGKDVDLKIPPGAGQGFTSQEEGEQNNESFIQSDIYNPEAIASQSYYENLPEGYRSVIQSYFEQLAEE from the coding sequence TTGGATCTTGAAATATCAATAAAAAAGTATGAATCTGCAGTTCGGGTTTACAGGCTATTATACACTCTGTTTGATTTCGTCACAGCGTTCCTTACTTTGTATATAATCTTTTCATTAACTAATATGGAAGATATATTTTCGATATTTAGTGTTTTTGAACCTTATACTGGGATTAAATATGATATTCTAGGGTTTAAGGTTGTGTTTGAAACTTTAGGTATTATACTTGTAGAACTAATTATTGCTCTAATAATTACTGCCATTAGATACAAGCGGAAAGAAAAAAAAGATGCCATAAAACTTATCGAGGAAAATTTCCCAACACTTAAGGAAAGATTAAGGACAGCATACGATAACAGGGATAAAGAAAACATAATTGTTAAGGATCTTCTCGGTGGGGTAATTATTGATCTAAAGCCAATAAAACCCTCATCCCTCTTGAATAAGAGATTGGTAATAATAGGGCTTGGAGCGATGTTGCTTACAGGCTCTGGTTCTACATATATAGCGGTTACAGACTATCATACAGATATAACTCCTACCGACTTCAGTGAAGTGATTGAAAATCTTCCTTTCTCTGGATCGAATTCGGACATTGTTTCTGTGGAGGAAAACGGCGGGACCTCCTCGGACCCGCAGGACAACAGTGAACTTTTTGGAGAGCCGGCTGTTATCGTGGTCGAGGGCAAGGATGTAGACCTGAAGATCCCTCCTGGTGCAGGTCAGGGCTTCACTAGCCAGGAGGAAGGAGAACAGAATAACGAATCATTCATCCAGTCGGATATCTATAACCCTGAAGCCATCGCTTCTCAGTCTTATTATGAGAACCTTCCCGAAGGGTACAGAAGTGTTATCCAGAGTTATTTTGAACAACTAGCAGAAGAATGA
- the pheA gene encoding prephenate dehydratase: protein MIIGVMGPEGSYSERAAKLWARKNGLRGAEFHYFADIEDAFLAAVGGKTDISVVPVENSIEGSVGVTLDLLLENEAVIIGEIVVKIEHCLLSKGEPEKIRVILSHPQGLAQCRHFLKTHFPEAELRSTGSTSHAARLAGEFEEMAAIASPEAAERYGLKILLSNVQDRKENHTRFIVVRGGEKVLSGKIKGKADSGEKLNTVFGRNAEHKLCSETETGTENSSSYAFKTSLIVYLEKDRPGALYEPLGFFAKRGINLTKIESRPSKKELGDYYFYIDLEGNISDVLIKDALEDIKSKASKKSRSSTLKVLGSYPAFKK from the coding sequence ATGATTATAGGCGTCATGGGGCCGGAAGGCTCTTATTCGGAAAGGGCTGCAAAATTATGGGCTCGGAAAAATGGGCTGAGGGGCGCAGAGTTTCACTACTTCGCAGATATAGAAGATGCTTTTCTGGCTGCAGTGGGAGGGAAAACAGATATCTCAGTAGTCCCTGTAGAAAACTCCATCGAAGGTTCCGTAGGAGTCACTCTTGACCTCCTTCTTGAAAACGAGGCTGTCATTATTGGAGAAATAGTCGTCAAAATCGAGCACTGCCTCCTTTCTAAAGGCGAGCCTGAGAAGATCAGGGTTATTCTTTCCCACCCCCAGGGGCTTGCCCAGTGCAGGCATTTCCTGAAGACACATTTTCCTGAAGCTGAACTCAGGAGTACGGGCAGCACTTCCCACGCAGCCCGGCTGGCAGGAGAGTTTGAGGAAATGGCAGCAATTGCGTCTCCTGAAGCTGCGGAACGTTACGGGCTCAAAATCCTGCTCTCAAATGTTCAGGACAGGAAAGAAAACCATACACGCTTTATTGTGGTCAGGGGCGGAGAAAAAGTTTTATCCGGGAAAATTAAGGGAAAAGCAGATTCCGGTGAAAAATTGAACACAGTTTTCGGCAGGAATGCAGAGCATAAGTTATGTTCTGAAACGGAAACCGGAACAGAAAATTCCAGTTCTTATGCATTCAAAACGTCTCTTATAGTATATCTGGAAAAAGACAGGCCAGGTGCTTTATACGAGCCTCTGGGATTTTTTGCAAAAAGAGGGATCAACCTTACAAAAATAGAATCAAGACCTTCTAAAAAAGAGCTGGGGGATTACTACTTCTATATCGACCTTGAAGGAAACATAAGCGATGTGCTTATAAAAGATGCCTTAGAAGATATAAAATCAAAAGCTAGTAAGAAATCAAGGTCCAGCACATTAAAGGTACTGGGTTCCTATCCAGCTTTCAAGAAGTGA
- a CDS encoding TrmB family transcriptional regulator — MQNEQLLQEVGLNAYEAAAYLSLLKLGVSEASDIYRDSEVPYGKIYSVLESLAGKGFVEVQASRPKKFRAVDPELALDTFFERRKAEVEREMAFLKSSVEEAKSVLKAVPTQKRKDEFFWTTAITESEIKKFAVSIYSEVKKSVCVLPPVFGISIVFYLLPEITKAIDRGVRIKLMISPRFMALASVLSHQEGEILEKLKKGLDIRLVQNSNSCFGIVDDSIVVLFQPHPTDRDRVLSVVKVRDSGLAKNLKEEFDLLWNAGEKLDLQEELEDKQNPGKN; from the coding sequence ATGCAGAATGAACAGCTCCTGCAGGAAGTTGGTCTTAATGCTTATGAAGCGGCTGCCTACCTTTCTCTGTTGAAGCTAGGTGTTTCCGAAGCAAGTGACATCTACAGGGATTCTGAGGTGCCCTACGGAAAAATCTATTCTGTCCTTGAGTCCCTGGCAGGAAAGGGTTTTGTGGAAGTCCAGGCTTCAAGGCCCAAAAAGTTCAGGGCTGTTGACCCTGAACTTGCTCTTGATACTTTTTTTGAGAGGAGAAAAGCCGAAGTCGAAAGAGAAATGGCATTTTTAAAAAGCTCTGTAGAAGAGGCAAAATCGGTATTGAAAGCGGTCCCCACTCAAAAAAGAAAAGATGAATTCTTCTGGACAACCGCTATCACAGAATCTGAAATTAAAAAATTTGCCGTTTCTATTTACAGTGAAGTCAAAAAATCGGTATGTGTCCTCCCTCCCGTTTTCGGAATTTCCATCGTCTTCTACCTGCTTCCGGAAATCACAAAGGCTATTGACAGGGGTGTCCGGATCAAATTGATGATTTCCCCGCGTTTTATGGCCCTTGCCTCCGTGCTTTCCCATCAGGAGGGAGAAATTCTCGAAAAATTGAAAAAAGGCCTTGATATCAGGCTGGTCCAGAACTCCAATTCCTGCTTCGGAATCGTTGACGATAGCATAGTTGTTCTTTTCCAGCCCCATCCCACAGACCGTGACAGGGTACTTTCAGTCGTAAAAGTCCGGGATAGCGGTCTTGCAAAAAACCTGAAAGAAGAGTTCGACCTTCTCTGGAACGCCGGCGAGAAACTTGACCTTCAGGAAGAACTGGAAGATAAACAGAATCCGGGGAAAAATTAA